The Primulina eburnea isolate SZY01 unplaced genomic scaffold, ASM2296580v1 ctg739_ERROPOS11973397, whole genome shotgun sequence sequence ACGTCGCACTTAATGGTGCGAAAATATACTTGGCATTCCAGTTGAAGTACAACAAAACTCTCAAAACCCAACCTGTTTTGCTGGCTTTCAGCACGAGATATCCTCACCACCTCCACCTTCCGATCCACGAGGACAAGACGACTATATCATTCGATTTCTCATCAGGTAGGTCTGTTTTTACTCCTTTCTTGCCTATCTGTGGACTGACTGTATCCATGCATCACGTTTTGATCCCACATATGCATCGCACAAATTAGTTTGTGAAATATGCTCCCAACACTATCCATTTTCAAGTTGTTGACATCTATGTCAGAAACCTTTGCTTACAGGTGATGCAGATTCCATTGTTGATGTATCATccaattttatcaaagataagAGAACACACGGCATATTGAGTCTACTGGGATGGGGTCTATTACTCCCTTTTGGAGCAGTTTTTGCTAGATATCTCAAGCATAAAGATCCTTTATGGTATTATCTTCATGTAGTCATTCAGTTCTCAGGATTCTTATTTGGTGTGGCAGCATTGGTTGTTGGATTAGCCCTCGACAAGAAGCTGCATGCTTCCATCCCAACACACAAAGGCATTGGAGTTTTTGTTTTCGTGCTCACCGTTCTCCAGGTTCAGTCCCATCTattaacttaaaattttttgttAGTAGTTCATCCTCTGTGGAAGCTATCTTTTCATAGGTTACCTTAGAAGCTGATACAGTACTGAAATTTGAAAACAGGTTCTTGCATTTTTTTCACGGCCCAGTAGAGATAGCAAGTACCGGAAGTACTGGAATTGGTACCACAACTGGCTTGGGAGAATTTGCCTGTTCTTCGGAGCAGTGAATGTGGTTGTGGGGATACATCTTGCTGGAGCAGGGGCAGCGTGGAAAATCGGCTATGGACTTCTGGTCGGTGCACTGTTGATCATATGTATCGTTCTTGAAACATTGCTAAGGATTAAATGGTTACAGGAACGTGACATCCCTCCGGCCCTTTCTACGAATTCGCTTTAGCGAAAAGGGTCATCACTGCATGCGATATATAGGCAGGCTCTCCAACTTCCATAGTCTTTTAAATATGCAAATCTGATCGCGAATATCCGAAAAACGAGGCTGCAAGATCATCATGTGACAGAAATACTGTGTAGGTTTGGATATGGTTGGAGCATTCAGGCTGGGATTCAAAGAAGGTAGAATCTCCCTTCCTGCAAAGCATTAGAGACTCCCCCAGTCCCCCTCAATAAGAATGCTTCCTTCTCAAGCAAGGAGTGAAGAAGGGACAAAAgttcttcaaaagaaatttcCTCTTATTGCTTCACATAGTTGATATATGTCCATATGTTTGATATGACCTACTGTGATGTCTTGATTTTGTGAGCATGATATATAGCACAGAGAAGCACTAAATTTGTGAACATTTGTTGAAAATAAagtaagaaaatgaaaaaataaaaataaactccACTCCTAAAAGAAAAAAGGTCAGATTAACGGAATCCCAAGCATCCAAGTTTTCCATTTGTCCTTTCTTTTTTCCAAAAAGATAAAATCTCGTTTAGGTTGTATTTGGATGTAATTATTTGGATTTGTGGGTAGATTTGCATGGATTTTAAATTACTTCTATTGATAGTGGATTTGAAATTTAAGCAAAATATATATACTTGATACTTCGGTAATACAAGGAATTTCGAATatttttttctaatatttttgcTAAATTGATACACTATATTTGAAATATgaatttgatttcaaattctgCAGTTCAGACTGCAACCTTGAATCATTCCATCTAATAATGAAATCATCTTTGTTCTTtctaaaaatacataaaaataatattccaTAAAATACCTTAAAAAAAGAAATTCAAGTACCTATATGTTCAAACTTCAAACTGGTGCAATTGAATTAAAACCAGTAGAATCGACATAAAATTATTAGAACAAATAACCCACAAATAAATCTGAGGTAGGATAAGTTGTGTCTCTTTCTATATTGCTTACTGCTCATCCATTTTCACGCAATAATCACTTTATTAATCCCAAATAGTAAGtaatattgtatttatgtggAATAATCAAACATTGTTAAGTAGGGTCCACAAAGCATTTTTCTAGCATTTCAAATCTGACTTTTTATGCAATATGTATATAATTCAGTTTACTATATCTTGGCCTAATATAGAGCAAAACCACAGCTAGTTCTTTCTCAACTTATGGGCCTTTTCAAAATTCTATCTTTTGCTTTCTTGCTCTTTCTTGAAATTCATGCAAGAAATGATTGTTCAACTGCTTTCTGTGCAAAGAATCCGTTTGAAGTACGTTTCCCATTTCAATTATTCGGCCAACAACAGCAGAACTGCAGCTATCCTGGCTTTAACTTGAGTTGTGGTAGCCGAGGGGAGAAGGCCGTGCTAAGTCTCCCTTATTCCGGAGATTTTTGGGTTCGAGATATCAACTACCTAACGCAACAAATCAAACTATATGACCCGAATGGATGCCTTCCAAGACGCCTTTTTAGCTTAAATCTTTCATCTTCACCTTTTATGGCTGGATACTCCAAGAACTACACAATCCTTAGCTGCCCTCCAGAGTTTGCAAGGAACAGCTTCAAGCCAGTAGATTGCCTTAGCACGCATGATTCATTGGTTTTGGCCACTTCTTCAATGAATCTTGCTAGAGGCTTGAATATGTGCAGTAATATTGGTATGTATACAATCCCGGTTCCATGGCCAGACGACGGAGGGCACACTTCTGATCTAAATGGGGATCTACGGTTAATGTGGATTGATCCAAACTGCTTGGGTTGTGAATCAAGAGGCGATGCTTGTGGATTTGAGAACAGCACAAGTGACCAGATTTTGTGTTTCAGTAATCCAAGAGGAGGTATGCTTTTCATATTTTTCACGATCATAAGAAGATTCACATAGCTCAAGTGACATTCTGACTTTTTGATTGGGTCATGATATTCATGTCCATTGTGGTAGTTTTGTTTTTTAAGAGACCATTGTGGTAATCTATTTTGTAAAGTCAAATTTTTAGAATGACAGGTGCCACCAGACATATATTATAAagtcaaaatattaaaataacgtCAACTCTATATGAAAGCTATATTTTTTATGACACTGGTTTTAACCCACAGGCAAATCTCGGGGTCTCATAATCTTCAAAATCGTTGTGCTTTCAGTAGTTATACCGGCCATTTTTTGCACGATTTGCATATCATGCGTCATATTTATTGTCGAAAGAAGACACACCAGTAGTCCTGAAAATGCTGTAGCCCCGGTTGAACCGGCTCCGGATGCCACTGCTATATCAGGACTAGATGATTCGACCATCGAATCATACTCAAAAGTCGTTCTCGGTGAGAGCCGACGCATTCCAGGGCCCAATGGCGCCACATGTCCCATATGTTTATCAGATTACCATCCAAAAGACACGATCAGATGCATACCTCTGTGTGAGCATTGCTTCCATTCGGAATGCATTGATGAGTGGCTAAGGAGACATGGGACTTGCCCGGTTTGCCGGAATTCGCCTTCCCCTACTCGTGGTGCCAATAGGTGAAAAATTAAAATCGTTATCTCGTGTAGGTTGATGGACCATCATGGTATAAAAAATTACAACCAGTGGTAACAATGAAAGTTAAATCTTTCATACTATACAGTAGCTCAACTACTCTAGTGTCACGTTGCAATCATTACAAGGAACCTACTATATAGGACGATGCGAGCAATTATGGTTCCCCAATATCTTGGTTTTTTAGTTCAATGAAGGCTTGTTTTTTCTTGTAAAAAATGAATTATGTCAAATGAAATCATCATTCTTTTGTACAGACCGCGGATGCAGCTACAACTTTATTTCATCAATGGATTTTCGTATAATTTCTATCCAATAATTAGTCAATAAACAGAATAAACCAGTCCTTCGCAACATATTATGAATCCTCATCCCTGATATCAAATGAAGGGAGAGGTTGACCGATTTGAGTCTCATACAAGAAAGACCAGCCTGCCAAAGATCTCTCGGTTCCAGATGAGAAAAAGGTTAAGGAATCATCTTGCAATATCACTTTAATTCCCATGCAATCatttttttaaggaaaaaaagAACAGAAAACTTGCCCATTTATAGATTCTCAACTATCCagtgttcacaatgtttttgtatatttttgCTTTTGTAGACCATTTATTCTGATGACTAAACTAATCTGGTTATTAAATCAGATATCAGatctttttttttctatttaattgGCATTCAGGTAATCAACATATCAAATTCTTAAGATATAAGCTCATCATTGGTCATTACCACAAACAGCCAGTGTTTATGATAAACGAGAGCCGATCGAGAGGATcattttctttcatcatacATGGTCTTTTTATACTATTTGTTAACCTTGGATGCTCCGAGCATCTTACAGTTGTTGTTTTTTTGGTTCCTGGAGTATAAAGGTAAGCATAAATATCTGAGGTTTCACTATTTTTGACATGGAATTTAATTTTAAACTTGGCTTATTTATTTTCTTCAATTTCTCTCACGTTGTTCATTTGGGAATTTCTTGTCCAATTTCTCTCTGTGGCAACAGCTCAACAGCCATAAGATATCCTTTTATATTACAAAACCTTACTCCAACGAATGATTGCACATATATCAAACTAACTTGCAATATTCAGCTAAACACGATCCTTCTAAATCTTCCTTACT is a genomic window containing:
- the LOC140821884 gene encoding cytochrome b561 and DOMON domain-containing protein At3g61750, giving the protein MEQRVLFRLSQPTKSASLFMILLVSFIQLQSLVVEGAILDDDSSKVLCDMDFSSFLPLPYGSLPNMACKPLWNSYVLRYSQSKNNVITIVLSSIYTGGWVGMGFSRDGMMLNASCMVGWITTEGRGRIKQYHVRGFTPSEIKPDEGELPLTSVPPYVALNGAKIYLAFQLKYNKTLKTQPVLLAFSTRYPHHLHLPIHEDKTTISFDFSSGDADSIVDVSSNFIKDKRTHGILSLLGWGLLLPFGAVFARYLKHKDPLWYYLHVVIQFSGFLFGVAALVVGLALDKKLHASIPTHKGIGVFVFVLTVLQVLAFFSRPSRDSKYRKYWNWYHNWLGRICLFFGAVNVVVGIHLAGAGAAWKIGYGLLVGALLIICIVLETLLRIKWLQERDIPPALSTNSL
- the LOC140821954 gene encoding putative RING-H2 finger protein ATL21A; translated protein: MGLFKILSFAFLLFLEIHARNDCSTAFCAKNPFEVRFPFQLFGQQQQNCSYPGFNLSCGSRGEKAVLSLPYSGDFWVRDINYLTQQIKLYDPNGCLPRRLFSLNLSSSPFMAGYSKNYTILSCPPEFARNSFKPVDCLSTHDSLVLATSSMNLARGLNMCSNIGMYTIPVPWPDDGGHTSDLNGDLRLMWIDPNCLGCESRGDACGFENSTSDQILCFSNPRGGKSRGLIIFKIVVLSVVIPAIFCTICISCVIFIVERRHTSSPENAVAPVEPAPDATAISGLDDSTIESYSKVVLGESRRIPGPNGATCPICLSDYHPKDTIRCIPLCEHCFHSECIDEWLRRHGTCPVCRNSPSPTRGANR